A stretch of Sphingomicrobium flavum DNA encodes these proteins:
- the pgmG gene encoding phosphoglucomutase/phosphomannomutase PgmG: MSHRFDPSILRQYDIRGVVGETLDEADARALGRAYATMAGGTGRIAVGRDGRDHSPRLEAALIEGLTAGGMDVLSVGMGPSPMLYYAAATEDVMGGIQVTGSHNPGDYNGFKMLLEGKSVHGEAIQQLGRIAASGDWSEGAGSVEAIDINAAYADRLVDDFEGGEFRIGWDAGNGAAGPLLEMLVERLPGEHFVLFSQVDGSFPHHHPDPTVEKNLAHLKDMVRENELDFGIAFDGDGDRIGAVDGQGRVIWGDQILMLLSGPVLEAHPGATIIADVKASRTFFEHVAALGGEPLMWKTGHSLIKSKMAETGAPLAGEMSGHIFFKHRWYGFDDALYAAVRLIEAVAASGKSLAQLRDEMPPAVSTPEMRFPVGDKDKFAIIEQLLANLRAAGADIDDTDGARVSTEDGWWLLRASNTQDVLAARAEASDEAGLERLVAQIDQELGKLGVSRS, from the coding sequence ATGAGTCACCGCTTCGACCCGTCCATCCTGCGCCAATATGATATTCGCGGCGTGGTGGGCGAAACGCTGGATGAAGCGGACGCAAGAGCGCTCGGCCGGGCCTATGCCACCATGGCGGGCGGCACGGGCCGCATCGCAGTGGGCCGCGATGGCCGCGACCATTCGCCGCGCCTCGAGGCTGCGCTGATCGAGGGGCTGACCGCAGGTGGGATGGACGTGCTCAGCGTGGGCATGGGGCCCTCGCCGATGCTCTATTATGCTGCGGCGACCGAAGACGTCATGGGCGGCATCCAGGTCACCGGCAGCCATAATCCGGGCGACTATAACGGCTTCAAGATGCTGCTCGAAGGCAAGTCGGTCCATGGCGAGGCGATCCAGCAGCTTGGCCGCATCGCAGCGTCCGGCGACTGGTCGGAGGGCGCGGGCAGCGTCGAGGCGATCGACATCAATGCCGCTTATGCCGATCGGCTGGTCGATGATTTTGAGGGCGGCGAGTTCAGGATTGGCTGGGACGCCGGCAATGGCGCCGCGGGGCCGCTGCTCGAAATGCTGGTCGAGCGCCTGCCCGGCGAACATTTCGTATTGTTCAGCCAGGTCGATGGCAGCTTCCCCCACCACCATCCCGATCCGACCGTCGAGAAAAATCTCGCCCATCTCAAGGACATGGTGCGTGAAAATGAGCTCGACTTCGGGATTGCCTTTGACGGTGATGGCGACCGGATCGGCGCGGTCGATGGCCAGGGCCGCGTCATCTGGGGCGACCAGATATTGATGCTGCTGTCAGGCCCGGTGCTGGAGGCGCATCCCGGCGCCACCATCATCGCGGATGTGAAGGCCAGCCGCACCTTCTTCGAACATGTCGCAGCGTTGGGCGGCGAGCCCTTGATGTGGAAAACGGGGCACAGCCTCATCAAGTCCAAGATGGCCGAAACCGGCGCCCCGCTGGCGGGCGAGATGAGCGGGCATATCTTCTTCAAGCATCGCTGGTACGGTTTTGACGATGCGCTCTATGCCGCCGTCCGCCTGATCGAGGCCGTCGCCGCGTCCGGCAAATCGCTGGCGCAATTGCGCGACGAAATGCCGCCCGCCGTCTCCACCCCCGAAATGCGTTTCCCGGTCGGCGACAAGGACAAGTTCGCGATCATCGAGCAGCTGCTGGCCAATCTGCGCGCCGCAGGCGCCGACATCGACGACACCGATGGAGCCCGCGTGTCGACGGAAGACGGCTGGTGGCTGCTACGCGCCTCCAACACACAGGACGTCCTCGCCGCCCGCGCCGAAGCCAGCGACGAAGCCGGGCTTGAGCGACTGGTAGCGCAGATCGACCAGGAATTGGGCAAGCTGGGCGTCAGCCGCAGCTAG
- a CDS encoding cell envelope integrity protein TolA produces MKLDRAEWTGTGLSVGFHVALIAALSLSLAKVVSPPEPPAISVDFVEDVGLVSKAPQAQAPEPAPAAPTPAEPEPTPLPPLAQPTPPPPRAQPTPRPTPPRTPPRTPPRTPPRNTDRLDGLLDGVGGNGRATNPTPAAPTFDAAAVRSIARDIQRQIQPCANRQISPGPGANQIRVTLSLHLAPDGRLTSPPRVVRTSGVTPDNQRYEERVKDLAINSYVDCSPLRLPRELYDTPSGGWKSINMTYNLP; encoded by the coding sequence GTGAAGCTCGACCGCGCGGAATGGACAGGCACGGGCCTTTCGGTGGGCTTCCACGTCGCGCTGATCGCTGCCCTGTCATTGAGCCTCGCCAAGGTCGTCAGCCCGCCCGAGCCGCCCGCCATCAGCGTGGATTTCGTCGAGGATGTCGGGCTGGTTTCCAAGGCGCCGCAGGCACAGGCGCCCGAACCCGCGCCCGCCGCGCCGACACCTGCCGAGCCCGAACCGACCCCGCTGCCTCCGCTGGCCCAGCCAACGCCGCCACCGCCGCGCGCGCAACCGACGCCGCGACCGACGCCACCACGCACGCCGCCGCGTACGCCGCCGCGCACGCCGCCGCGCAACACCGATCGGCTCGATGGCCTGCTGGACGGGGTCGGCGGCAATGGCAGGGCAACCAATCCGACCCCCGCCGCGCCCACCTTCGACGCAGCTGCGGTCCGCTCGATCGCCCGCGATATCCAGCGCCAGATTCAGCCCTGCGCCAATCGCCAGATCAGCCCCGGCCCCGGCGCCAACCAGATCCGCGTCACCTTGTCGCTGCACCTCGCACCCGATGGCCGGCTGACCAGCCCGCCGCGCGTCGTGCGCACGTCGGGCGTCACGCCCGACAATCAACGCTATGAGGAACGGGTGAAGGACCTGGCGATCAACAGCTATGTCGATTGCTCGCCGCTGCGCCTGCCCAGAGAGCTTTACGACACGCCAAGCGGCGGGTGGAAAAGCATCAACATGACCTATAACCTGCCTTGA
- the tolB gene encoding Tol-Pal system beta propeller repeat protein TolB, which yields MKIILTALIALAALPAAALAQAGDPPPIEVDIVGGQEGNQPVAVPVMAVTRPQDTAAGNTVALSRSVSEVIASDLRFTGTITPIGPTGLRGLNYDEVTDPAFDEWRRAGATALVSGFVEARSDGRITVGCYVFDTVTRRELAREGFAVAAEDWRRAAHKCADVVYNRLTGEDPFLDTRVVYVAETGPKNNRVKRIAIMDSDGSNHRYLTDGTDTVVTPRFSPDGSQLVYMSYKGRRARARVLDLATGQDRLLVPGTAFTFAPRFSPDGRNIVFSMGTFGNSDIYVVGARGGTPRRLTDAAGVDTSPSYSPDGRRIVFESDRSGSQQLYVMDADGSNQRRISFGGGAYASPVWSPRGDLIAFTRIGGGAFRIGVVPPSGRGERMLTNSWQDEGPSWAPNGQFVMFHRTQQGSGEASLYAVPAAGGRVRLMPTPLGGSDPSWSPLKN from the coding sequence ATGAAGATCATCCTCACCGCGTTGATCGCCCTTGCCGCGCTGCCCGCTGCCGCGCTCGCGCAGGCTGGTGATCCGCCCCCCATCGAAGTCGACATCGTCGGCGGCCAGGAAGGCAACCAGCCGGTTGCCGTCCCCGTCATGGCGGTAACGCGCCCGCAGGATACCGCGGCGGGCAACACCGTGGCGCTGTCGCGCTCGGTGTCCGAAGTGATCGCCTCGGACTTGCGCTTCACCGGCACCATCACCCCCATCGGGCCGACCGGCCTTCGCGGGCTCAATTATGACGAAGTCACCGATCCGGCCTTTGACGAATGGCGCCGCGCGGGTGCGACCGCTTTGGTCTCGGGCTTTGTCGAAGCCCGCTCCGATGGCCGCATCACGGTCGGCTGCTACGTCTTCGACACCGTCACCCGCCGCGAACTGGCGCGCGAAGGCTTTGCCGTGGCTGCCGAGGATTGGCGCCGCGCCGCGCACAAATGCGCCGATGTCGTCTACAACCGCCTGACCGGCGAAGACCCCTTCCTCGACACGCGCGTCGTCTATGTCGCCGAAACCGGCCCCAAGAATAACCGCGTCAAGCGCATCGCCATCATGGACAGCGACGGCTCCAACCACCGCTACCTCACCGATGGCACCGACACGGTGGTTACCCCGCGCTTCAGCCCCGACGGCTCGCAGCTTGTCTATATGAGCTATAAGGGCCGCCGCGCCCGCGCCCGCGTGCTCGATCTCGCGACCGGCCAGGATCGCCTGCTGGTGCCCGGCACCGCCTTCACTTTTGCGCCGCGCTTTTCGCCCGATGGCCGCAACATCGTCTTTTCGATGGGCACTTTCGGCAATAGCGACATCTACGTCGTCGGCGCGCGTGGCGGCACGCCGCGGCGCCTGACCGATGCGGCCGGGGTCGACACTTCGCCCAGCTATTCGCCCGACGGTCGCCGGATCGTCTTCGAAAGCGACCGATCTGGCTCCCAGCAGCTTTATGTGATGGACGCCGATGGCTCGAACCAGCGCCGCATCAGCTTTGGCGGCGGTGCCTATGCCTCACCCGTCTGGAGCCCGCGCGGCGACCTCATCGCCTTTACCCGCATCGGCGGCGGCGCCTTCCGTATCGGCGTGGTCCCGCCCTCGGGCCGGGGCGAGCGCATGCTGACCAACAGCTGGCAGGACGAAGGCCCCAGCTGGGCCCCCAACGGCCAGTTCGTGATGTTCCACCGCACCCAGCAGGGCAGCGGTGAAGCCAGCCTTTATGCAGTGCCCGCGGCTGGCGGGCGTGTGCGTCTTATGCCGACCCCGCTGGGGGGATCCGATCCCAGCTGGTCGCCGTTGAAGAATTGA
- a CDS encoding ligase-associated DNA damage response exonuclease, protein MPRLGSWIEPFPEGIYVKPADAWVDPSQPKAKALVTHGHADHARGGHGEVWATPETLAIMGVRYGEQTERPVQLGEVMRVGEVDVSFIPAGHVLGSAQILLEYGGERVVVSGDYKRREDPTCAPFVVTPCDIFISEATFGLPVFRHPPTGAEVDKLTARLAAEPTRCVLVGAYALGKAQRVVKELRERGHHQPIYYHSAMERLCNLYQELGVDLGELRPVAEATKDEMRGHIIICPPGALNDRWSRRLPEPITAMASGWMRIRQRARQRNVELPLIISDHADWDELTTTIRQVAPKEVWITHGREDALLHWCMLNQIKGRALNLVGREDEDD, encoded by the coding sequence ATGCCCCGCTTGGGTTCCTGGATCGAGCCATTTCCTGAAGGCATTTACGTCAAGCCGGCGGACGCGTGGGTCGATCCCTCGCAGCCCAAGGCGAAGGCGCTGGTGACGCATGGCCATGCCGATCATGCCCGCGGCGGGCATGGCGAAGTGTGGGCGACGCCCGAAACGCTGGCCATCATGGGCGTGCGCTATGGCGAACAGACCGAACGGCCCGTGCAGCTGGGCGAGGTGATGCGCGTGGGCGAGGTGGATGTGAGCTTCATCCCCGCCGGCCATGTGCTGGGTTCGGCGCAGATCCTGCTTGAATATGGCGGCGAACGGGTGGTGGTTTCGGGCGATTACAAGCGGCGCGAGGACCCGACCTGCGCGCCCTTCGTGGTGACGCCCTGCGACATCTTCATTTCCGAAGCGACCTTCGGGCTGCCCGTCTTTCGCCATCCGCCCACCGGCGCGGAGGTCGACAAATTGACGGCGCGGCTGGCGGCCGAGCCGACGCGCTGTGTGCTCGTGGGGGCCTATGCATTGGGCAAGGCGCAGCGCGTGGTCAAGGAGCTTCGCGAAAGGGGCCATCACCAGCCCATTTACTATCACAGCGCGATGGAGCGGCTGTGCAATCTCTACCAGGAGCTTGGCGTCGATCTTGGCGAGCTACGCCCCGTTGCCGAGGCGACCAAGGACGAGATGCGCGGGCATATCATCATCTGTCCGCCGGGCGCGCTCAACGACCGCTGGTCACGCCGCTTGCCCGAACCGATCACCGCCATGGCCTCGGGCTGGATGCGCATCCGCCAGCGCGCGCGGCAACGCAATGTCGAGCTGCCGCTGATCATTTCCGACCATGCCGACTGGGACGAGCTGACGACCACGATCAGGCAGGTCGCGCCCAAGGAGGTGTGGATCACCCATGGCCGTGAGGATGCGCTGCTGCACTGGTGCATGCTCAACCAGATCAAGGGCAGGGCGCTGAACCTTGTCGGGCGCGAGGATGAGGATGACTAG
- the panC gene encoding pantoate--beta-alanine ligase: MQIIRGMKGLRQAVAALGDEGSIALVPTMGALHDGHLALVGEALRRADKVIATIFVNPLQFNDKGDLDRYPRTEEEDAARLEAAGCDLLWIPSAEDFYPDGFGTTVHVGGLTERWEGEHRPGHFDGVTTVVAKLFTGVLPDIAIFGEKDFQQLAIIRRMTADLGMPIEIVGVPTVRAEDGLALSSRNALLSDDERRRARGLHDALASAKRAIEAGGDVAPALDETRAKLEISGFGKVDYVALVDAETLEPVENATGEMRLIAAVFLGKVRLIDNMRVVSDTV; the protein is encoded by the coding sequence GTGCAAATCATTCGTGGGATGAAAGGGTTGCGACAGGCGGTCGCGGCGCTGGGCGATGAAGGCAGCATCGCGCTGGTCCCTACCATGGGCGCCCTGCACGACGGGCACCTGGCGCTGGTGGGCGAAGCGCTGCGCCGCGCCGACAAGGTGATCGCCACCATCTTCGTCAATCCGCTCCAGTTCAACGACAAGGGCGATCTCGATCGCTATCCGCGCACAGAGGAAGAGGACGCCGCGCGGCTGGAGGCGGCGGGCTGCGATCTGTTATGGATCCCTAGCGCCGAGGATTTCTATCCCGATGGCTTTGGCACCACCGTCCATGTGGGCGGCCTGACCGAGCGGTGGGAAGGCGAACATCGCCCAGGCCATTTTGACGGGGTCACGACGGTCGTCGCCAAATTGTTCACGGGCGTGCTGCCCGATATCGCGATCTTCGGCGAAAAGGATTTCCAGCAATTGGCGATCATCCGCCGCATGACGGCCGACCTCGGCATGCCGATCGAGATTGTCGGCGTGCCCACGGTGCGCGCAGAGGACGGGCTGGCGCTATCTTCGCGCAATGCGCTGTTGAGCGATGACGAGCGCCGCCGTGCGCGCGGACTGCACGATGCGCTGGCGAGCGCCAAGCGCGCGATCGAGGCGGGCGGGGACGTGGCTCCCGCGCTGGACGAGACCCGGGCGAAGCTGGAAATTAGCGGCTTCGGCAAGGTCGATTATGTCGCTTTGGTCGATGCCGAGACGCTCGAACCGGTCGAAAATGCAACTGGCGAGATGCGGCTGATTGCCGCCGTTTTCCTCGGAAAAGTGCGGCTGATCGACAATATGCGTGTCGTTTCGGATACAGTCTGA
- a CDS encoding ligase-associated DNA damage response DEXH box helicase, whose product MTPLPDVIERWFAGRDWRLRDHQRAMVEAGRAGENVLLVAATGAGKTLAGFLPSIIDLIDAPSEGLHTLYISPLKALAVDVQRNLLTPIEEMGLPIRVETRSGDTPSSRKQRQRTRPPQMLLTTPESLSLLISYPEAEQMFAGLKTIIVDEIHAFAKEKRGDLLSLAMARLQKLAPDLRRIGLSATISDPDAYRGWLSTDGDIDSVRLVAGEPGATPDLSILTPEDRVPWSGHSGRYAAGQVMQLIEEHDASIIFCNTRSLCELIFQDLWSANEKQLPIGVHHGSLSVEARRKVEAAMADGRLRGLVATASLDMGLDWGNVDLVAQMGSPKGSSRFLQRVGRANHRLDEASKGMIVPGNRFEYLEARACLDAIADHELDPEIFRPGALDVLAQHVMGVACAGPFDEAELLGEIRTAAPYGNLDADTWRRVLELNATGGYALKAYDKYRRLVEMEPGKWRITAPVVAQKHRLNAGVIVDNVMMDLRFRNGRHIGRVEESFGSTLSVGDAFFFSGLSLEVEGFRDSDILVRASTQTGRIVSYGGQRMSMSTHLANRVRGFLADRGSWSRFPDDVREWLDVQSRRSLLPEPHELLVETFPHEGYHYMCVYSFEGWNAHQSLGMLVTKRMDQAGLKPMSWVANDYALAISSIEPVDDPRPLFSPDILEEEFKEWVEESHLLRRAFREVAVIGGLVERQHPGKRKTGKQVSFSTDLIYDVLKKYEPEHLLLRAAWEDARARMTELGRLVRLVDRAADTMVHVKAERVTPMAVPLMVNIGREQAPGGATDEALLVAAEEALVAEAMRLD is encoded by the coding sequence CTGACGCCGCTTCCCGACGTCATTGAACGATGGTTTGCGGGGCGCGACTGGCGCCTGCGCGACCATCAGCGCGCCATGGTGGAGGCGGGCCGCGCGGGCGAGAATGTCCTGCTGGTCGCCGCCACCGGCGCTGGCAAGACGCTGGCGGGCTTCCTGCCCTCGATCATCGATTTGATCGATGCGCCGAGCGAGGGGCTCCACACCCTCTACATCTCGCCCCTGAAGGCGCTTGCGGTCGACGTGCAGCGCAACCTCCTCACCCCGATCGAGGAAATGGGGCTGCCCATCCGCGTCGAAACGCGATCGGGCGATACCCCATCGAGCCGCAAGCAGCGCCAGCGCACCCGCCCGCCGCAAATGCTGCTGACCACGCCCGAAAGCCTCAGCCTGCTCATCTCCTATCCCGAGGCGGAGCAGATGTTTGCCGGCCTCAAGACCATCATCGTCGATGAAATCCACGCCTTCGCCAAGGAAAAGCGCGGCGATCTGCTCAGCCTCGCCATGGCCCGGCTGCAAAAGCTTGCGCCCGACCTGCGCCGCATCGGCCTGTCCGCCACCATTTCCGATCCCGACGCCTATCGCGGCTGGCTGTCGACCGATGGCGATATTGACAGCGTTCGACTGGTCGCCGGCGAGCCCGGCGCCACCCCCGACCTCTCCATCCTCACGCCTGAGGACCGCGTCCCCTGGTCGGGCCATTCGGGCCGTTATGCCGCGGGCCAGGTGATGCAGCTGATCGAGGAGCATGATGCCTCGATCATCTTTTGCAACACCCGCTCCTTGTGCGAACTCATCTTCCAGGACCTGTGGTCGGCTAATGAGAAGCAGCTGCCGATCGGCGTCCATCATGGCAGCCTGTCGGTCGAAGCGCGGCGCAAGGTCGAAGCTGCCATGGCCGACGGGCGGCTGCGCGGCCTGGTCGCCACTGCCAGTCTCGACATGGGGCTCGACTGGGGCAATGTCGATCTGGTCGCGCAGATGGGCAGCCCCAAGGGCTCGTCGCGTTTCCTCCAGCGCGTCGGCCGCGCCAATCACCGCTTGGATGAAGCCTCCAAGGGCATGATCGTGCCCGGCAACCGCTTCGAATATCTCGAAGCGCGCGCCTGCCTCGATGCCATCGCCGATCATGAGCTCGACCCCGAAATCTTCCGCCCCGGCGCGCTCGACGTGCTCGCCCAGCATGTCATGGGCGTGGCCTGCGCGGGGCCGTTCGACGAGGCCGAGCTGCTCGGCGAAATCCGCACCGCCGCGCCCTATGGCAATCTGGACGCCGACACCTGGCGCCGCGTGCTCGAGCTCAACGCCACCGGCGGCTATGCGCTCAAAGCCTATGACAAATATCGCCGGCTGGTGGAGATGGAGCCCGGCAAGTGGCGTATCACCGCCCCCGTCGTGGCGCAAAAGCATCGGCTCAATGCCGGGGTCATTGTCGACAATGTCATGATGGATTTGCGCTTCAGGAACGGTCGCCATATCGGCCGGGTCGAGGAAAGCTTCGGGTCGACCCTGTCGGTGGGTGACGCCTTCTTCTTCTCGGGCCTCAGCCTTGAGGTCGAAGGCTTTCGCGACAGCGACATCCTTGTGCGCGCCTCGACCCAGACGGGCCGCATCGTCAGCTATGGCGGCCAGCGCATGAGCATGTCGACGCACCTGGCCAATCGCGTGCGCGGCTTCCTTGCCGATCGGGGCAGCTGGTCGCGCTTCCCCGACGATGTGCGCGAATGGCTCGACGTCCAGTCGCGCCGCTCGCTGCTGCCCGAACCCCACGAGCTGCTGGTCGAAACCTTCCCGCACGAAGGCTATCACTATATGTGCGTCTACAGCTTCGAAGGCTGGAACGCGCACCAGTCGCTCGGCATGCTGGTCACCAAGCGGATGGACCAGGCCGGCCTCAAGCCGATGAGCTGGGTCGCCAATGATTATGCGCTCGCCATCAGTTCGATCGAGCCGGTCGACGATCCACGCCCGCTCTTCTCGCCCGATATTCTTGAGGAGGAGTTCAAGGAGTGGGTCGAGGAATCGCACCTGCTGCGCCGCGCCTTCCGCGAGGTCGCGGTCATTGGCGGGCTGGTCGAGCGCCAGCATCCGGGCAAGCGCAAGACCGGCAAGCAGGTCAGCTTTTCCACCGACCTCATCTATGACGTGCTCAAGAAATATGAGCCCGAACATCTCTTGCTGCGCGCCGCCTGGGAAGATGCCCGCGCGCGCATGACCGAGCTTGGCCGTCTGGTGCGACTGGTCGACCGCGCCGCCGACACGATGGTGCATGTAAAGGCCGAGCGCGTGACCCCCATGGCGGTGCCGCTGATGGTCAATATCGGGCGCGAGCAGGCCCCCGGCGGCGCGACCGACGAAGCGCTGCTGGTCGCCGCCGAAGAGGCGCTGGTCGCCGAAGCGATGCGGCTCGACTGA
- a CDS encoding division plane positioning ATPase MipZ, with protein MGQPHFIIFANEKGGTGKSTTAVHTAVALAASGYKVAALDLDERQRTMTRYLENRSATIKREGVTLPQASYAVLEGRTVEEFEAAVDQLASNANVIIIDTPGRDDDIAKAAILKADTLVTPMNDSFVDLDLIGQVDPDTYKITRPSFYAELIWNSRQRRAQATGKSVDWVVLRNRLQHIDSHNLRRVGAALDELARRVGYRVIPGLSERVVYRELFPKGLTLLDLEHMSDVQIGHVTARQELREMISGLDVPPLNSSATLVA; from the coding sequence ATGGGCCAACCGCATTTCATCATCTTCGCCAATGAAAAGGGCGGAACGGGCAAATCCACCACCGCGGTGCATACCGCCGTCGCGCTGGCCGCATCGGGCTACAAGGTCGCCGCGCTCGACCTCGATGAGCGCCAGCGGACCATGACTCGCTACCTTGAAAACCGCAGCGCGACGATCAAGCGCGAGGGCGTCACCCTGCCGCAGGCCAGCTATGCCGTGCTGGAAGGCCGCACGGTCGAGGAATTCGAGGCCGCGGTCGACCAGCTGGCTTCCAACGCCAATGTCATCATCATCGATACACCGGGCCGCGACGACGATATCGCCAAGGCCGCGATCCTCAAGGCGGACACGCTGGTCACGCCGATGAATGACAGTTTCGTCGATCTTGACCTCATCGGCCAAGTCGATCCCGATACCTACAAGATCACCCGCCCGAGCTTCTATGCCGAGCTGATCTGGAACAGCCGCCAGCGCCGCGCCCAGGCCACGGGCAAGAGCGTCGACTGGGTCGTGCTGCGCAACCGCCTCCAGCATATCGACAGCCACAATCTTCGCCGCGTCGGCGCTGCGCTGGATGAACTGGCGCGCCGCGTCGGTTATCGCGTCATTCCGGGCCTGTCCGAACGCGTCGTCTATCGCGAGCTGTTCCCCAAGGGCCTGACGCTGCTCGATCTGGAGCATATGAGCGATGTGCAAATCGGCCATGTCACCGCGCGCCAGGAATTGCGCGAGATGATCTCCGGCCTCGACGTGCCGCCGCTCAATTCCTCGGCAACACTGGTCGCCTAA
- the tolR gene encoding protein TolR, which translates to MAMGAISSRKGRRGKRAPMAEINVTPLVDVMLVLLIIFMVTAPLLVAGVAVDLPESRAETLDQNMEPVQLSIDRDGQISIDDAAIEAADLPARLAAIAAQPAPPEGRRIYLRADRSLDYGDVMRVMGELNRAGLNRIALVSVGEGDR; encoded by the coding sequence ATGGCGATGGGCGCCATCTCTTCCCGCAAGGGGCGCCGCGGCAAGCGCGCGCCGATGGCGGAAATCAACGTGACGCCGCTGGTCGACGTCATGCTGGTGCTGTTGATCATCTTCATGGTCACCGCGCCGCTGCTGGTCGCGGGCGTCGCCGTGGACCTGCCCGAAAGCCGTGCCGAGACACTCGACCAGAATATGGAGCCGGTGCAGCTGTCGATCGACCGCGACGGACAAATCTCCATCGATGATGCCGCGATCGAGGCTGCAGACCTGCCCGCCCGCCTGGCCGCCATCGCCGCCCAGCCCGCGCCGCCCGAGGGCCGCCGCATCTACCTGCGCGCCGACCGCAGCCTCGATTATGGCGACGTCATGCGCGTGATGGGCGAACTCAATCGCGCCGGCCTCAACCGCATCGCGCTGGTATCGGTAGGGGAAGGCGACCGGTGA
- the pdeM gene encoding ligase-associated DNA damage response endonuclease PdeM, with product MVPLSFAGRNFQVLASGALFWPEAKALLIADLHLEKASWFARFGQMLPPYDSHATLELVEGDIATSGATTVACLGDSFHDSFGCERLPDAARTLLTRLTASVDWIWITGNHDVGMIDHCGGRIVEEMVMDGLVLRHEAVPGEPRPELSGHFHPKLRVKARGRRVSRRCFVASDRKMILPAYGALTGGLDADHPEIMKAMGGEAAALVAISDRLLRFPIAA from the coding sequence ATGGTTCCCCTTTCGTTCGCAGGTCGTAACTTTCAGGTACTGGCGTCCGGCGCGCTCTTCTGGCCCGAGGCCAAGGCGCTGCTGATCGCCGACCTGCATCTTGAAAAGGCCAGCTGGTTCGCGCGCTTTGGCCAGATGCTGCCGCCTTATGACAGCCATGCCACGCTGGAACTGGTGGAGGGCGATATCGCGACCAGCGGGGCGACGACGGTGGCCTGCCTCGGCGACAGCTTCCATGACAGTTTCGGCTGCGAGCGGCTGCCCGATGCCGCGCGTACGCTTCTTACCAGGCTGACCGCGAGCGTCGACTGGATCTGGATTACCGGCAACCATGACGTCGGCATGATTGACCATTGCGGCGGGCGGATCGTCGAGGAAATGGTGATGGACGGGCTGGTGCTGCGCCATGAAGCCGTGCCGGGCGAGCCGCGCCCCGAATTGTCGGGCCATTTCCACCCCAAGCTCCGGGTCAAGGCGCGCGGCCGCCGCGTCTCGCGCCGCTGCTTCGTGGCGAGCGATCGCAAGATGATCCTGCCGGCCTATGGCGCGCTGACCGGCGGGCTCGATGCAGATCATCCTGAAATCATGAAAGCGATGGGGGGCGAGGCCGCGGCGCTGGTCGCGATTTCCGACCGGCTGCTGCGCTTCCCGATTGCCGCCTAG
- the pal gene encoding peptidoglycan-associated lipoprotein Pal, with protein MRHVAIAGLSALALTLGACANKDKAVESAGTTTDIPSTGTTTAADDEVDLVELPGAQADLIANAGSDTVYFSTDEHLLDEPAKATLAAQAQWMMANPTVRASIEGHADERGTREYNLALGERRANAARDYLVSQGVPATRLTTLSWGKERPVAVGSSEQAWAQNRRAVTVVVR; from the coding sequence ATGCGTCATGTAGCGATTGCGGGGCTCAGCGCCCTTGCCCTCACCCTTGGCGCCTGCGCCAACAAGGACAAGGCCGTCGAAAGCGCCGGCACGACGACCGACATTCCGTCCACCGGCACCACCACTGCCGCCGATGATGAAGTCGACCTGGTCGAGCTGCCGGGCGCGCAGGCGGACCTCATCGCCAATGCGGGTTCGGACACGGTCTATTTCTCGACCGACGAGCATCTGCTGGATGAGCCCGCCAAGGCGACGCTGGCGGCGCAGGCACAGTGGATGATGGCCAATCCCACCGTCCGGGCCTCAATCGAAGGCCATGCCGACGAACGCGGCACGCGCGAATATAACCTTGCACTGGGTGAACGCCGCGCCAATGCGGCGCGCGATTATCTGGTGAGCCAGGGTGTCCCCGCAACGCGCCTGACGACGCTGAGTTGGGGCAAGGAACGCCCGGTGGCCGTCGGCTCGAGCGAGCAGGCCTGGGCGCAGAACCGCCGCGCGGTCACCGTCGTCGTCCGCTAG